The Schizosaccharomyces pombe strain 972h- genome assembly, chromosome: I genome contains a region encoding:
- the tim8 gene encoding TIM22 inner membrane protein import complex subunit Tim8, with protein MADATKNPIADLSESEQLELSKFIESEQQKVKLQQAIHQFTSTCWPKCIGNIGNKLDKSEEQCLQNCVERFLDCNFHIIKSLESTRK; from the exons ATGGCAGATGCAACAAAAAATCCTATAGCCGATTTGAGTGAAAGCGAGCAACTCGAGCtgtcaaaatttattgaaagtgAGCAGCAGAAGGTTAAGCTACAGCAAG CAATTCACCAATTTACCTCTACTTGCTGGCCAAAGTGTATTGGAAATATTGGCAATAAGCTAGATAAATCTGAAGAACAATGCTTACAAAATTGTGTCGAACGTTTTCTTGATTGTAACTTCCACATCATCAAAAG TTTGGAATCAACTAGGAAGTAA
- the trs33 gene encoding TRAPP complex subunit Trs33, producing the protein MIVHQQLPMSVNVASLDFLLIELVHTAKRLAEDRKKKSSSEKSIESDFQMLESIGFQVGRKITERLLLNRNRITETTDVMRFLCRELWPIVFRKPLDNLKTNRRGIFVLTDTYFYWFTKMTAMTGTEMAQITTPYFYFPSGFIRGVVYTFGYSAQVIAQCPNLPTCIFHVKFSPNPTQTSPGKPSTSESSQTDTSTRPANSQTPTTTRASSYTTLVSTSNQVSNEAEASAVETSANQAQNTEDATENEDRLPS; encoded by the exons ATGATTGTGCATCAGCAACTGCCCATGTCTGTAAATGTAGCAtctttagattttttgctaatagAATTGGTGCACACGGCAAAACGGCTGGCTGAAGATcgcaaaaagaaaagttcATCTGAAAAATCGATTGAATCAGACTTCCAAATGCTTGAATCGATAGGTTTCCAAgttggaagaaaaataacagAAAG ACTTTTATTGAACAGGAATAGAATTACAGAGACTACTGACGTGATGCGTTTCTTATGTCGAGAATTATGGCCTATAGTCTTTCGGAAGCCTTTGGATAACTTGAAAACAAACAGAAGG gGGATTTTTGTGCTGACTGATACATACTTTTACTGGTTTACAAAAATGACGGCCATGACTGGAACTGAAATGGCTCAAATAACGACACCT tatttttatttcccaAGTGGGTTTATTCGGGGAGTAGTATATACATTTGGGTACTCAGCGCAGGTCATAGCTCAATGCCCTAATCTTCCAACTTGCATTTTTCATGTAAAATTCTCTCCCAATCCTACCCAAACCAGCCCTGGAAAGCCATCCACTTCTGAATCTTCCCAAACCGATACTTCTACTCGACCAGCGAACTCGCAAACCCCTACTACCACAAGGGCTTCCTCGTATACGACTTTAGTTTCTACTAGCAATCAAGTATCTAATGAAGCAGAAGCAAGTGCCGTGGAAACTTCAGCAAATCAGGCGCAAAATACAGAAGATGCAACCGAAAACGAGGATAGATTACCCTCATAA
- the gcv2 gene encoding glycine cleavage complex subunit P: MFDSFMKRNQLALIMFRACSKLQYHGVNTSLSRHLFLAKRNLSISSACLEAKNSQKFPALDTFEPRHIGPSKTDQQYQLESLGYKDFDSFLKDVIPDSVRTPESQLMAFGSVNPNEKNPPVNYSESEFTTLANNVANQNKLIKSFIGMGYYNVKLPAAIQRNVLENPEWYTQYTPYQAEISQGRLESMMNYQTMIADLTGLSISNASLLDEGTAAGEAMVMLMANDKKKRKTFLVDKNIYPNTLSVLRTRASGFGIKIELDNITPELITKSAKHVFGIFVQYPAADGSIFDYGHLAATARSFNMHVVAATDLLALTILKSPGEWGADVAVGSTQRFGLPMGYGGPHAGFFACSEEFKRKIPGRLIGLSKDRLENPAYRLALQTREQHIRREKATSNICTAQALLANMSAFYAIYHGPNGLQEIANRIYASTSFLKSALESSGYKIVNKSHFFDTLTIEVESADKVLAKALDHGYNLRKVDDSHVGLSLDETVCDKDIQALFSIFNINKSVDQYYMEIATSEPNGNSASTVDNLSICSLPENFRRTTLYLQHPVFNRYHSETELMRYIHHLQSKDLSLAHAMTPLGSCTMKLNAVTEMMPITNPLFANIHPYVPEEQAKGYRHVIEDLQLMLTTITGFDAACFQPNSGAAGEYTGLSVIRAYQRSIGQGHRNICLIPVSAHGTNPASAAMAGFTVIPVKCLNNGYLDMQDLKEKASKHADKLAAFMVTYPSTFGIFEPDVKEALEVIHEHGGQVYFDGANMNAMVGLCKAGDIGADVCHLNLHKTFCIPHGGGGPGVGPICVKKHLADFLPSHPVVSCGGKNGITSVSSSPFGSAGILPISWAYMRMMGLAGLRDASKAALLNANYMAKRLSSHYKLVYTNKNNLCAHEFILDAREFKATAGVDATDIAKRLQDYSFHAPTLSWPIANTLMIEPTESESMYEMDRFCDALISIRQEIREIEEGLQPKDNNLLVNAPHPQKDIASEKWDRPYTRERAVYPVPLLKERKFWPSVARLDDAYGDKNLFCTCSPVV, translated from the coding sequence ATGTTCGATAGCTTTATGAAGAGAAATCAGCTAGCCTTAATCATGTTTCGTGCTTGCTCGAAGTTGCAGTACCATGGAGTAAATACCAGCCTTTCGAGGCATTTGTTTCTTgctaaaagaaatttatcCATTTCTTCAGCTTGTCTAGAAGCTAAAAACTCCCAAAAGTTTCCTGCTCTTGATACTTTTGAACCTCGACACATTGGACCTTCTAAAACGGATCAACAATATCAATTGGAGTCACTAGGGTATAAGGATTTTGATTCTTTCCTCAAAGATGTAATTCCAGATTCTGTGCGAACACCTGAGAGCCAATTGATGGCTTTTGGGTCTGTGAATCCCaacgaaaaaaatcctCCTGTTAACTACTCCGAAAGCGAATTTACGACTCTGGCAAACAATGTGGCTAATCAAAATAAGCTGATTAAGAGCTTCATTGGCATGGGATACTATAATGTAAAGCTTCCTGCTGCTATTCAGCGTAATGTTCTTGAGAACCCTGAATGGTATACTCAATATACTCCATATCAGGCTGAAATTTCTCAAGGGCGTCTGGAATCTATGATGAATTATCAAACCATGATTGCTGATCTCACAGGTCTCAGCATTAGCAATGCTAGTTTACTGGATGAAGGAACTGCTGCTGGAGAAGCAATGGTTATGTTGATGGCCAACGACAAAAAGAAGCGCAAAACGTTTTTAGTGGACAAGAATATATACCCCAATACTCTGTCTGTTTTACGTACTCGTGCTTCTGGTTTTGGTatcaaaattgaattaGACAATATCACTCCTGAACTCATTACGAAGTCTGCTAAGCATGTTTTTGGTATCTTTGTGCAATACCCAGCGGCGGATGGCTCTATTTTTGACTATGGTCATTTAGCTGCTACAGCACGCTCTTTTAATATGCACGTCGTAGCTGCCACCGATTTACTAGCTCTCACTATTTTGAAATCGCCTGGGGAATGGGGTGCCGATGTTGCTGTTGGTTCCACTCAGCGCTTTGGTCTGCCCATGGGCTATGGTGGCCCCCATGCCGGATTCTTTGCTTGTAGTGAAGAATTTAAACGAAAGATACCCGGTCGTCTTATTGGTCTCAGCAAAGATCGTTTAGAAAATCCCGCATACCGGTTGGCTCTTCAAACAAGAGAACAACATATTCGTCGTGAAAAGGCTACAAGTAACATTTGCACGGCTCAAGCTTTGTTAGCCAATATGTCTGCATTCTATGCTATTTACCATGGGCCAAATGGTCTCCAAGAAATTGCAAACCGTATTTACGCTAGTACCTCCTTCTTAAAATCTGCTTTGGAATCTTCAGGAtataaaattgttaataaaaGTCATTTCTTTGACACATTAACTATCGAAGTTGAGTCGGCTGACAAAGTTCTTGCGAAAGCACTTGATCACGGTTACAATTTAAGAAAGGTTGATGATTCACATGTTGGTCTTTCATTGGACGAGACCGTTTGCGATAAAGATATTCAAGCTTTGTTTAGCAtctttaatataaataagAGTGTTGATCAGTATTATATGGAAATTGCAACGTCGGAACCTAATGGAAATTCTGCTTCAACAGTCGATAATCTCAGCATTTGTTCTCTTCCTGAAAACTTTAGACGAACAACCCTCTATTTACAACATCCCGTGTTTAACAGATACCATTCGGAAACTGAACTTATGCGTTATATTCATCATTTGCAGTCGAAGGATCTATCTTTAGCTCATGCCATGACCCCATTGGGTTCGTGCACAATGAAGTTGAATGCTGTCACCGAAATGATGCCAATCACAAATCCATTATTTGCCAACATTCATCCATATGTTCCAGAGGAACAAGCTAAAGGTTATCGTCATGTTATCGAAGATTTGCAGTTAATGTTAACGACCATCACCGGCTTTGATGCTGCATGCTTTCAACCAAATTCGGGAGCCGCTGGAGAATACACTGGCTTAAGTGTTATTCGAGCATATCAGCGGTCTATTGGTCAAGGTCATCGCAATATTTGCTTAATTCCTGTTTCGGCTCACGGTACTAATCCAGCTTCAGCTGCTATGGCTGGGTTTACTGTTATTCCTGTAAAATGTCTCAATAACGGTTATTTGGATATGCAAGacttaaaagaaaaggcCTCTAAACACGCCGACAAGTTAGCTGCCTTTATGGTAACTTATCCTAGTACTTTTGGCATTTTTGAGCCTGATGTTAAGGAAGCTTTGGAAGTAATTCACGAACATGGTGGTCAGGTTTACTTTGATGGTGCTAACATGAATGCAATGGTTGGTTTATGCAAGGCTGGTGATATTGGTGCTGATGTTTGTCACTTAAATCTTCATAAGACATTTTGCATTCCTCACGGCGGTGGCGGTCCTGGTGTAGGTCCTATTTGTGTAAAAAAGCATCTTGCTGATTTCCTACCATCTCATCCTGTAGTTTCATGCGGCGGTAAGAATGGTATCACATCTGTTAGCTCTTCTCCTTTTGGCTCTGCTGGTATTTTACCTATCTCATGGGCATACATGAGAATGATGGGACTTGCCGGTTTGCGTGACGCTTCCAAAGCCGCTCTGTTAAATGCCAATTATATGGCCAAGCGCCTGTCATCTCATTATAAACTTGTTTACACTAATAAGAACAACCTCTGTGCTCATGAGTTTATTCTAGATGCTCGCGAATTTAAAGCTACTGCGGGTGTAGATGCAACTGATATAGCTAAACGTTTGCAAGATTACAGTTTCCATGCACCAACTCTTTCCTGGCCTATTGCTAATACACTGATGATTGAGCCTACCGAGTCTGAGAGTATGTATGAGATGGACCGCTTCTGTGATGCTTTAATTTCTATTCGACAAGAAATTcgtgaaattgaagaaggtCTCCAGCCTAAGGACAATAACCTGCTCGTTAATGCTCCCCACCCTCAAAAGGACATTGCATCTGAGAAATGGGATCGTCCTTATACTCGAGAGCGGGCTGTCTATCCTGTGCCTCTTTTAAAGGAACGGAAATTCTGGCCTAGCGTTGCTCGATTAGATGATGCGTACGGTGACAAGAACTTATTTTGTACTTGTTCCCCAGTTGTTTAG
- the rps601 gene encoding 40S ribosomal protein S6, which translates to MKLNISYPANGTQKLIEIDDDRRLRVFMEKRMGQEVPGDSVGPEFAGYVFKITGGNDKQGFPMFQGVLLPHRVRLLLRAGHPCYRPRRDGERKRKSVRGCIVGQDLAVLALAIIKQGEQDIPGLTDVTVPKRLGPKRASKIRRFFNLSKEDDVRQFVIRREVVPKKEGKKPYTKAPKIQRLVTPRTLQHKRHRFALKRRQAEKNREEAAEFAQLMAKRVAEAKQKREVVKARRASSLKK; encoded by the coding sequence ATGAAGTTAAACATTTCTTATCCAGCAAATGGTACacaaaaattgattgaAATCGACGATGATCGTCGTCTTCGAGTCTTTATGGAGAAGAGAATGGGACAAGAGGTTCCAGGTGACTCTGTAGGCCCGGAGTTTGCTGGATATGTCTTCAAAATTACCGGTGGTAACGACAAACAAGGATTTCCCATGTTTCAAGGCGTCTTGCTTCCTCACCGTGTTCGTCTTTTGCTTCGTGCTGGCCACCCTTGCTATCGCCCACGCCGTGATGGTGAGCGCAAGCGTAAATCTGTCCGTGGTTGCATCGTCGGCCAAGATTTGGCTGTCCTTGCTCTTGCCATTATTAAACAAGGTGAACAAGATATCCCTGGTTTGACCGATGTTACCGTCCCCAAGCGTCTTGGTCCAAAGCGTGCCTCTAAGATCCGCCGCTTCTTTAACTTGTCCAAGGAAGATGATGTCCGTCAATTCGTTATTCGTCGTGAGGTTGTTCCCAAAAAGGAAGGAAAGAAGCCTTATACCAAGGCCCCTAAGATTCAACGTCTTGTTACTCCTAGAACTCTTCAACACAAGCGCCACCGCTTTGCTCTTAAGCGCAGACAAGCTGAAAAGAACCGTGAAGAGGCTGCTGAGTTTGCTCAACTTATGGCTAAGCGTGTCGCTGAGGCTAAGCAAAAGAGAGAGGTCGTCAAGGCTCGCCGTGCCtcttctttgaaaaagtaa
- the fzr2 gene encoding meiotic fizzy-related APC coactivator Fzr2, translating into MSTLYQVNKIKEILIRFLETIIINGMNSFSSTVYGQNAERSNTPTLIDPSNKETANVCPISKNLFQSYPKGSYRNSQRLTSRNGLDRFIPMTSNKDTISLGRHSSLSRNLVNKTKNASETYQQLLEYALEVERDDNVFTYAKLQKSDMTQKCPTMVASEKDNKGKLNEKKNRSPENLLPFRILDAPELRDDFYTSLLSWSPKGDLAIGLAENIYLWSKELGPTRVLEESIYDVSSVAYSYNGDILAVGRVDGTLQFWQDNERVPRISIHHPGDIGVLAWKPVLETNRLLVGKGNGNIFVYDIIWSESTSKAVLVATITNAHDEQVCGLTWNHDGSQFASGGNDNRVCLFKGSDLRQPLYVWQQNAAVKALSFCPWQRSLLATGAGSHDKHIRFYNCFNGKKIDELYCGAQITSIHWSPKYREFSVTFGYSLETVQHRFAVYSWPQLECLVSVLPSVPDIRCVHSVLTSQLNETTGRCEMTDSIIIASSNETIKFFDLSEESSWHNSRVLTWHGIFDSQILEMLEGIDGKIDSHLR; encoded by the coding sequence ATGTCTACACTCTACCaggtaaacaaaataaaagaaattttaatCAGATTTTTGGAAACAATCATAATTAATGGAatgaattctttttcatctacGGTATATGGTCAAAATGCAGAACGTTCTAATACTCCTACGTTGATTGATCCTTCCAACAAAGAAACTGCAAACGTATGTCCgatctcaaaaaatttatttcagtCTTATCCCAAGGGCTCCTACAGAAACAGCCAAAGGTTGACTTCTCGTAATGGATTGGATAGATTTATCCCCATGACATCTAATAAAGATACCATTTCTCTGGGCCGTCATAGTTCGCTTTCTCGCAActtagtaaacaaaaccaaaaatgcATCAGAGACTTATCAGCAGTTATTGGAATACGCATTAGAAGTAGAAAGAGATGATAATGTTTTCACTTACGCAAAACTTCAAAAGTCTGACATGACACAAAAATGCCCAACAATGGTAGCAAGcgaaaaagataataaagGGAAACTGaatgagaaaaagaacAGATCACCGGAAAATTTGTTACCGTTCCGTATTTTAGATGCCCCGGAATTACGAGACGATTTTTACACTTCTTTATTGTCTTGGTCACCAAAAGGAGATTTGGCAATTGGTCTTGCAGAAAACATTTATCTTTGGTCTAAAGAATTGGGTCCTACTCGTGTGTTAGAAGAAAGTATATACGATGTTAGTAGCGTAGCCTATTCTTACAATGGTGACATTCTTGCTGTTGGACGTGTAGATGGTACCTTGCAGTTTTGGCAAGACAATGAAAGAGTTCCAAGAATTTCCATTCATCATCCAGGAGATATCGGAGTCCTTGCTTGGAAACCTGTATTGGAAACAAATCGACTTTTGGTTGGCAAAGGAAATGGAAACATATTTGTCTATGACATTATATGGAGTGAATCTACTTCGAAAGCTGTTTTGGTAGCCACTATTACAAACGCACATGACGAACAAGTATGTGGACTAACATGGAATCATGATGGCTCACAGTTTGCCAGTGGAGGCAATGACAACCGGGTATGTTTGTTCAAAGGTTCAGATTTAAGACAACCACTTTATGTTTGGCAACAAAATGCTGCTGTCAAAGCTCTGTCTTTTTGTCCATGGCAAAGATCTTTACTGGCAACAGGAGCTGGCTCTCATGATAAGCACATTAGGTTTTACAATTGCTTCAATGGTAAGAAAATAGACGAGCTTTATTGTGGTGCTCAAATTACATCGATACATTGGTCTCCAAAGTATCGAGAGTTTTCCGTTACTTTTGGATACTCTCTCGAAACAGTTCAACATAGATTCGCAGTTTATAGTTGGCCACAGTTGGAATGTCTGGTCTCTGTATTACCAAGTGTTCCTGATATTCGATGTGTGCATTCTGTCCTTACATCCCaattaaatgaaacaaCTGGCCGCTGCGAAATGACTGACTCTATCATTATTGCCAGTAGTAATGAAACCATTAAGTTTTTTGACTTATCAGAAGAAAGCTCTTGGCATAACAGTCGCGTCCTAACTTGGCATGGAATATTTGATAGCCAAATCCTTGAAATGCTTGAAGGAATCGACGGTAAAATAGATTCTCATCTCCGTTAA
- the tsr402 gene encoding SSU-rRNA maturation Tsr4 family protein yields the protein MEDVDLGFLSQEKLDEKDYLDIECSRVGGAPLFIRKNDAAFLNESLENSFEFLMQLYAPKNSEISYHRILYIFINRDGDSQTAGWTRGVKVFREQARETDEIDFQLITSKVTKLIDSSEIEVDAEPKEENKKEIPEKLKNVKVDTENPSAEPYTKAKGDVSFLKFQKRLSRAPDQIMRYYHATSNEFPGLWCNNECIPSSIPNCACGAKRQLEFQILPTLISSMNIDHSAKNALDWGILSIYVCSASCDLANCGLAEELCWLQTFSEQGIIAPE from the exons ATGGAAGATGTTGATTTGGGATTCCTTTCTCAAGAAAAGCTCGACGAAAAAGACTATCTGGACATCGAATGCAGTAGAGTTGGGGGTGCCCCTTTATTCATCagaaaaaatgatgctGCTTTCTTGAATGAATCCTTAGAAAACTCGTTTGAGTTTTTAATGCAATTATATGCACCGAAAAACTCTGAAATTTCGTACCACAGAATATTGTATATATTCATCAACAGGGACGGAGACTCACAAACAGCAGGCTGGACGAGAGG TGTTAAAGTTTTTAGGGAACAAGCTCGTGAAACAGATGAAATAGACTTTCAATTAATTACATCAAAAGTAACTAAATTAATTGACTCTTCAGAAATTGAAGTTGATGCCGAACCaaaagaggaaaataaaaaagaaataccGGAGAAgctaaaaaatgtaaaagtAGATACTGAGAATCCTTCCGCTGAACCGTATACTAAAGCAAAAGGTGATGTCTCATTCctgaaatttcaaaaacgGCTTTCAAGAGCGCCTGACCAAATTATGCGTTATTACCATGCGACTTCTAATGAATTTCCTGGTTTATGGTGCAATAATGAATGTATACCTTCATCTATACCCAATTGCGCTTGCGGAGCTAAAAGGCAGCttgaatttcaaattttaccTACTTTGATATCAAGTATGAATATTGATCATTCTGCGAAAAATGCTCTGGATTGGGGAATATTATCTATTTATGTTTGCTCTGCTTCGTGTGATTTAGCCAACTGCGGGCTGGCCGAAGAACTTTGTTGGCTTCAAACTTTTTCAGAGCAAGGAATTATAGCACCTGAATGA
- the asl1 gene encoding O-glucosyl hydrolase Asl1 has protein sequence MRTTFATVALAFLSTVGALPYAPNHRHHRRDDDGVLTVYETILETVYVTAVPGANSSSSYTSYSTGLASVTESSDDGASTALPTTSTESVVVTTSAPAASSSATSYPATFVSTPLYTMDNVTAPVWSNTSVPVSTPETSATSSSEFFTSYPATSSESSSSYPASSTEVASSYSASSTEVTSSYPASSEVATSTSSYVAPVSSSVASSSEISAGSATSYVPTSSSSIALSSVVASASVSAANKGVSTPAVSSAAASSSAVVSSVVSSATSVAASSTISSATSSSASASPTSSSVSGKRGLAWIPGTDLGYSDNFVNKGINWYYNWGSYSSGLSSSFEYVLNQHDANSLSSASSVFTGGATVIGFNEPDLSAAGNPIDAATAASYYLQYLTPLRESGAIGYLGSPAISNVGEDWLSEFMSACSDCKIDFIACHWYGIDFSNLQDYINSLANYGLPIWLTEFACTNWDDSNLPSLDEVKTLMTSALGFLDGHGSVERYSWFAPATELGAGVGNNNALISSSGGLSEVGEIYIS, from the coding sequence atgcgTACTACTTTCGCGACCGTCGCTTTAGCTTTTTTATCGACCGTTGGAGCTTTGCCCTATGCTCCTAACCATCGCCATCACCGTCGTGATGATGATGGCGTTTTAACCGTGTATGAGACTATCTTGGAGACTGTTTATGTTACCGCAGTTCCTGGTGCTAACTCATCTTCCTCATATACTTCTTACTCCACTGGTTTAGCTTCTGTTACCGAGTCGTCCGACGATGGTGCTTCAACGGCTTTACCTACTACCTCTACGGAATCTGTGGTTGTAACAACCAGTGCCCCTGCTGCTAGTTCCTCTGCCACTAGCTACCCTGCCACTTTTGTTAGTACTCCTCTATATACTATGGACAACGTTACTGCACCCGTATGGTCCAATACTTCTGTCCCTGTATCAACTCCCGAGACATCTGCCACTTCTAGTTCTGAATTTTTCACTTCGTATCCTGCTACCAGTTCCGAATCTAGCTCTTCTTATCCTGCTTCTAGTACTGAAGTTGCTAGCTCTTATTCTGCTTCTAGTACTGAAGTTACTAGTTCTTATCCTGCTAGCTCTGAAGTTGCTACGTCAACTTCATCCTATGTGGCTCCTGTCTCGTCTTCAGTTGCTTCTTCATCAGAGATATCAGCTGGCTCTGCTACATCTTACGTCCCCACTTCCTCATCATCTATTGCTCTTTCTTCTGTAGTTGCAAGTGCCAGTGTTTCTGCTGCTAACAAGGGAGTTAGTACTCCTGCTGTTTCTTCAGCTGCCGCCTCCTCTTCAGCTGTCGTTTCCTCTGTTGTCTCTAGTGCCACTTCTGTTGCTGCTTCTAGTACTATTTCCAGTGCTACCTCAAGCTCTGCATCAGCATCTCCTACTAGTTCTTCAGTTTCTGGCAAGCGCGGTTTGGCCTGGATTCCTGGAACTGACCTTGGTTACTCTGATAACTTTGTCAATAAGGGCATCAACTGGTATTACAACTGGGGTAGTTATTCATCTGGTCTGAGTTCCTCTTTTGAATATGTTCTCAACCAACATGATGCCAATAGCCTTTCTTCAGCTTCTTCTGTTTTCACTGGTGGTGCTACCGTCATTGGATTTAATGAGCCTGATTTGTCCGCTGCTGGAAATCCTATAGATGCAGCTACTGCAGCTAGTTATTATCTTCAATACTTAACACCTCTTCGTGAATCTGGTGCCATTGGTTATTTGGGATCACCTGCCATCAGTAACGTAGGTGAAGATTGGCTTTCTGAATTCATGAGCGCATGCTCTGATTGTAAGATCGATTTCATTGCTTGCCATTGGTATGGTATTGACTTTAGCAATTTGCAAGATTATATTAACTCTCTCGCCAATTACGGTCTCCCTATTTGGCTTACTGAATTTGCTTGCACCAACTGGGATGATAGCAATTTACCTTCATTGGATGAAGTTAAGACTTTGATGACCAGCGCTCTTGGCTTTTTAGATGGACATGGATCTGTTGAGCGTTACAGTTGGTTTGCTCCTGCTACCGAACTCGGAGCCGGTGTTGGTAATAACAATGCCCTTATCAGTTCCTCTGGTGGATTAAGTGAAGTCGGAGAGATTTATATTTCTTGA
- the erg12 gene encoding mevalonate kinase Erg12 has product MSKSLIVSSPGKTILFGEHAVVYGATALAAAVSLRSYCKLQTTNNNEIVIVMSDIGTERRWNLQSLPWQHVTVENVQHPASSPNLDLLQGLGELLKNEENGLIHSAMLCTLYLFTSLSSPSQGCTLTISSQVPLGAGLGSSATISVVVATSLLLAFGNIEPPSSNSLQNNKALALIEAWSFLGECCIHGTPSGIDNAVATNGGLIAFRKATAHQSAMKEFLKPKDTLSVMITDTKQPKSTKKLVQGVFELKERLPTVIDSIIDAIDGISKSAVLALTSESDKNSSAKKLGEFIVLNQKLLECLGVSHYSIDRVLQATKSIGWTKLTGAGGGGCTITLLTPECKEEEFKLCKESLLAHKNSIYDVQLGGPGVSVVTDSDSFFPQYESDFDFKKLNLLSKFNKYYI; this is encoded by the exons ATGTCAAAATCGCTTATTGTTTCGTCGCCAGGAAAAACGATTTTGTTTGGGGAACATGCCGTTGTATATGGAGCT ACTGCGTTAGCTGCAGCTGTATCGTTACGGAGTTACTGTAAATTACAGACGACTAATAACAATGAAATAGTAATTGTGATGAGTGATATAGGGACCGAACGCCGATGGAATCTTCAATCGCTACCTTGGCAGCATGTAACAGTGGAAAACGTTCAGCACCCGGCATCATCTCCCAATCTGGACCTTTTACAAGGATTAGGAGagctattaaaaaatgaagaaaacgGACTTATTCACTCAGCAATGCTTTGTACCCTTTACTTGTTCACGTCTTTGTCTTCTCCTTCTCAGGGTTGTACTTTAACTATTAGCTCCCAAGTACCTTTGGGTGCTGGATTAGGTAGTAGTGCTACTATATCAGTTGTTGTCGCTACAAGTTTACTACTAGCTTTTGGTAATATTGAACCTCCTAGCTCAAATTCTCTTCAAAACAACAAAGCACTTGCGTTGATAGAGGCTTGGTCTTTTCTAGGTGAATGCTGTATTCATGGAACACCAAGTGGTATTGATAATGCAGTAGCAACAAATGGAGGACTTATCGCTTTTCGTAAAGCTACAGCTCATCAGAGTGCCATGAAAGAATTCTTAAAGCCTAAAGATACCTTATCTGTTATGATCACTGATACCAAACAACCAAAAAGTACTAAAAAACTTGTACAAGGAGTTTTTGAACTGAAGGAAAGACTACCAACTGTGATTGACTCAATAATAGATGCAATCGATGGCATATCAAAGTCTGCCGTCCTCGCATTGACTTCGGAGAGCGATAAAAACTCCTCCGCTAAAAAGTTAGGAGAGTTTATTGTTCTTAATCAAAAACTCTTAGAATGCTTGGGTGTATCCCATTATTCCATTGATCGCGTTTTACAAGCCACTAAGTCAATTGGATGGACGAAGCTTACAGGTGCCGGTGGTGGAGGTTGTACGATTACTTTATTAACACCTGAGTGCAAAGAAGAGGAATTTAAGTTATGTAAAGAATCACTATTAGCCCATAAAAATTCTATTTACGATGTTCAATTAGGTGGACCTGGTGTTTCAGTGGTAACCGACTCAGATTCATTTTTCCCTCAATATGAGTCTGactttgattttaaaaaattgaatttactcagcaaatttaataaatattatatttaa